The Musa acuminata AAA Group cultivar baxijiao chromosome BXJ3-6, Cavendish_Baxijiao_AAA, whole genome shotgun sequence region TTAGGAGCTCCAGAGGAATTGGGAACCATTTCGACTGCAACTGTGGTTGCAGTTGATGCGTCTAACAGCTTGGATGTCTCTTATAAGCAAAAGGAGCCAATGCTTGCTTATGATTCTGATTCAGTGTCCCTCGATTCACTACCGGATATTGTTGATGCAGATCCAGATACAGACTAGCTATGTTATCAAAATTTGTGGGTTTACGAGGGTAATGGCCTGTATCTGAGGATTTCCGGGTAAAATCTCATCTTCTTTTACAATTACATAGCTAACTTATATGATTTCTCATGGAAGTTACCGAGCACCATAGCTCATCATAATGCCCTCTACCTTTTTTCTATGCTTGAGACTCCAAGAAATGGATGGATGTGGGTGTACCGAGCACCATCTAGTAAGAGAAGCATAAATCCAAGTCTTCTGGGGATTACGAGGAACAGTTTAGAGGGAAGCTGCCCTGATAGTTGCTGATAGGAGTTGACAGATAAGACTCATGATTTATTCTCATAGTTTGTGGTGATTCCTACAATTGTATGTAGTTGAGATTTTTGATCGTGTTTGATTGTTGAAAATTTTGGAGGAAAACATCAGAGCTGGATTTTTGTGCCCTGCATGCATGGAAATATAATCACATGGCACTGCCGGAAATGGCTAATAAGATTAGTTTAATTATCTTTTTCTTATTGTTTTTAAATTGTTTTTTGTTTCAAAATAACCGTTTATAACTCCTTTTTAGGTCTCTATTTTTTTTGGTAATCTCCGGACCATGTCCCAACGATTACAGGATTACTCACTGTTTCTTGCGACGAATCCAAACCATTGTTTTCATATGAAGCTTATTCACAACCCTTTCGTTACCATTGATgaggttttttttatttattatttataatattttttaaaaaaaataataaaatattattttattgtttATAATCCTTGTAAACAATATAGGATGTTGCTATTCGTTCGATCCTTAGCCCTCctcaatatatatatagaggGGAAGGTAATAATAAAATAAGAGAGTATTTACGTTCATTTATAATGTAAATGAGatagtttaaaaaatttaaaaaaaattataaataaaaataaataaatagtactATCCTTGTTCATATTTCTCTAACCAAATGGAGTCAGTCAAACTATTAAACTAAATCGAAGTTTCGACTACTGTTTGGCTCGATTCGATTTAAACCCAAAAAAATTCGTTTTTAGGTCTTAATTCTACCGTTTCATTGGCCGAGGAGCTATGGCGCATCGAGCGGTCCAGATTTATTCTTGAATTCTGATCTCTTTTAATCACATGCGACGCACGTGTCATGTTATGTTGGCTCTATCTATAAATATGGGTTTTAGGGTTTCAGCTTCGGTCCTCCGTCCGAACGGGAGATGAAGCGAGCGCGAGCTAACCAATGGCCAACGGCTGCGATGGTTGCTTGTCCTCGACAGATCGCTCGGTTCCATGCTTCTCCTTTCCTTTTAGCGTGCCGCTCTGATTGCCATTACACAGATCGTTTTTTTTATTCACTCTGTTAAATCTCTGCTGCCAAATCTCTAATGTTTCAACGATACTATCGACGTGATTAATGAGTATGATAAACAGGTACTGGGGGCATTTGCACACATATGCTCTCAGAAAGCATCATACTACATGTTTTGATACATTAGTAGACTATGCAAATCATATCAAAGAGGACGGCAAATTCTTTACGTCCCATAGATATGCTCGCCCTCTGGCTTTCTCACTTTCCACTgcggttttcttttcctttgtgcATTATGAATTGCCAAATGATGTGAACGGGTTTCTATTTCTCACGATGGTCATCTGAGACGTCTTTTTGGCGTCTAGATTGATGATGGAAAATCCTTCTGATGGTCTCTATACTTGTTTCTGAGATTCTGTTACGTCTCCTCCCGATCACTGGCATGATTGAGGAAGGAAACATTTCTGTAGTTATTGCAATTCATTCTTTTGTTGATTTAAGTTTTgcttatttttttagtttttctcaATAAATAAGCACTATGAGGAAATGCATTCTTTCAATCTGCAAGATCAACTGATCAATGagcagaaaattttagtccttttCATTCTGAGTGCCTGATTTTTCTTTGAATTGTTTGACTTCTCATTAACTTAGTTAACATGCTCATTAGATCAGCTGAATGAGGGTAGATAAATATGGGACGTCAATTAATATGACATGAGTAACATATTTATTACTCTCAATTGTGCTCTTTGGTTTATTTTATTTGTCATTTCAAGAACCAAAGTCACTCTTTTCCTAGATTTAATTTATCCGCTAATGATCTATGGGAGTTCTGCTTATGCCTCTGTTCATGACAAGGAACTATGTTTTTGGCTATTATGATCCTGATGGTGAGTACTAGGATTATAAATTTATGTGCATACATTAGTTATGACGTTATTATTGGTGTTAGCTACTTTAATCCTGACATCCAAaatctaatttaaataatttctatAAAATCATCCTAATGTTGTGTTTTAGTTTTACCTTTCAAACAAACACACATCAAAGTGAAATCAATGTTATCATTTATAACTATAATGTGAACAAAATGAAACAGTAGGACAAAAGTTTGATCTTAGTTAACTAAAATGTTTCTCTATGGTGTTCACTTATAGGATTCTGTATCTTTATTAACACCATACATTAACTGTCTATTTGTTCTCCAGATAATTTCTCACACTACAGGTTCACTTTTGCTCCAGATAATTGCTTTGTTGCATCTTAATTGAATCATGTTGTAGGAAAACATGTTTTCATTCTGATAGTCTCATTTCCCAGGTTAGGAAATTACCTCTCATTCATAATTGCCTCCAAGAACATCCAGACAACTTGATGTAAAATGGATGTTCTTAATTTGATAATGATGTTTTGCGGGCTTATACCTACACAAGCTTTGACTATTCTTGTCGGTGGCTTGTTTTGTACAATTGCTATTTTATATTCAAGAAATATACTTTATCTGTGAAATACTTCTAGGCAGTTGGATTTTATGTTGCATTTGCTCAGTATAAGTTTGATGTACTAACAGTTTTATGATTTTGTTTTGGAAGATCGTATTGATTCAGTAGACAAGCGTCTTTTGACTGCTTGTGCGGTGGATGCCAGAACCGATATCAACATGATGTAGAACATATCGCCATTTGAATTTGATTTATGAGGATAGATCGGAGGAAATTCTATTTTGCAAGTTCGctcttttgacaaagagaagcatTTTTATTACCAAGGATCACTTTTCATGTTTGGATGACAGCATCACGCGACAAGAAACGGGAACTCAAAATCTCACTTGCTCAGTCGATTGTCTCCTCCTCGAGtagaataagcaaaaaaagatcaTTTTACATTGAATTAAGCCTTAACTATATATCCATGTCCTGAGGACCTCTTTTGAATGTGTTTGCAGATTGCGAAATGATGTGAATGGGATTCTGCTTCTGATGATGGTCATCTGAATTGCTGTATCTTGATAGTGTCTAGATCTGTGAGTctaccttttcttcttctttctcatgtCTGTTGTAAACAGTATTTGCATCTATCATACTGCTTgattgtaaaaaataaatattttcctaATGAGTCTTGTTCAGGAGGAAATGCTTTATTCTTTTATTCAGAGTTCATGTCCTGAATGATTGTTAACATGCATTTTTTACTTATAATTACTGAATACAAATGATCTCTTTCAGATTTCCATCACCAGGTTTTAATCTCAAACAACTGTTCTTTGTCAAATCCAACTCCTTGTCTGCGTGTTGGTCTTTTGTTCCACACTAAAACTCGAAGAGTTCCGCTGAATCGAAATGCACGCAACTGCTGAATTCGATCCACTAGCTGCAGTTCTATTAAATTCGAGTGTTTCTAAGTGTAATTGGATCGGATCTTAATTTGATTTGGCAGTATGTCATTAAGCTGTACGAGCTCTCATTAAGCATTAATTCCTATCATCAAACTGAGTCCTTTGTTACGGCACGACATTTAAAGCTGTATTCTACGATCGTCGAGACTATTCATTGCAATCACACGTGGCTCGAGATATGTCCTCCTCGCAGCCCTTCCCGCCCGGCTTTCAAACGTGGCGGGCTGGCCTAACCAACTGCCTTCTACCTGCTCTTGCACGCTCCCGACTCCTTGTATTGCTTTGTTTCCTCTCCAACCAAAAACCCTAGCGGaaaagagcgagagcgagagagagagagagagagagagaaggaatacCTAGCGGTGGCGATCTCGATGATCAGGGAGGCAAACATAAGACGCCATCGGATATGGAAGGCAGGATCAGGGCTGCTGTTCCCCGTCTTCCTCCACGACGCCGTCCTCTGCTCCAGATCGGCGTTGTCCTCCTCGGCCCAGGTGTGATCTCGCTATGATCCTTTTTTCTTCTCGTCCTCCTTTATCCTTCATCTTTCTAGATCTTTTCTGTCGTTTATCCATCTATCATATCGCCAGTTCCTACCTTTCTTTTACCTTTTAATTGGTTGGGATGTGCGCTCGCAACCATCATTGCGACTAAGCCATTACCCTCGGAGAAAGAGAGGGGGTCGATGAGAGTTCCGATGAATTGGCGGGCCTCATCGGCGGTCTCCGCCGCTCCTGCGGCCCGGTCGTCGACGGCTCGCCTCTTATTTGGGTTGGTTGTTcagatttgaaatttttttatttttaatcattaAAACCTTCAACTCCTTATTTATTACCAAACATTCTCAAatttttatgaattatagaaAACTCTTATATATTCATTTTTCGATATCTGTTATAAATTtgtgatataatataatataatatatttatactttAATTTTTTTCGAATAATCAATCGATCGATTCAACGATTGATCCAACAATGATCGAGAAGAGAAACGCATAGCATTGCATTACAAGTAGAGAAACCCATGGTTTGATTTATACAAATGCCGAGGGCAAGTGTGTTCCGCTCAAGCTTGCACAGGCCATTAGTCCCCACGTTCCTCAAGTGGCAGGTTGGAGAAGATGAGGTGACTGCAGACCGTATGACCGCATGTTAGAGACTGCGCCACTCTCTCACATGAATTAAACTATCATAGATGAACTAAATAGAACCGGattacataaatatttttctaagttGATGTCGGTCGGTTGCCTGTGGAGGGAACAACTCGAGCCAGaccgagagaagagagagagagagagaagaaaaggtaGAAAACTTGTACAGGAAATCCATGGCAAGTCACCGCTGCTACATCTACGTCCTACCCCTCAGACAAGTACATTATCTATATAGAAATAGATATGTCGTGGATATGTAGATGTGGGGATCCTTCACTAGAGTGGGGTATCTCCTCATGACCGGAGCAGACTCCGGATGATCTCGGCCTCGGCGCTGTTGTTGTCCATGGTCGCCATGAGCGCCGAGAGGCGGCCGCTCAGGTCGTCCACCTCCCGGTTGAGGCTTCTTATGTAGTTGCACGTCTCCTTCAGTAGCTTCGCCGCTGAAGCCTGCAGCACGGAACACAGACACAGAGGTCAGATGTGGCAGTGGGGAGTTGGGTCGGGGTGGGAGGAGAACGTCAGTCTGGTGCCCGCTTACCCTGCCGCCGCCTCGCCGGCGGGCCTCCGGAAGGAGGGACTGCAGCTTGGAGATGAGCTCATTGATCTCCTCCTCGGAAACCCTCGACCTCCTGCTCGACATCTCGGCACAATGGAAAAGGGAGAGCGGTGTGGGAGAGACAAAAGGAAAGAGGGATGGAGGGCGAGCTTTATAGAACAAGAAGAACAGAGAGTTGTGTGAAGAAGAAGCATTATATGGAGAAAGGCCATGGAGGCCCAGATGTTCCCCCGCTGTTTCTTACCCTGGTCCCACTCGGTCACTCACTCCCAACTTGCCACGTGTCTGTAAAAAAAATAATACCCttgtctcttcttctcctccggtCTTCTTGCTGTCCGAGCCATTAATAACCCGAACGTTCGCAAGCCTTGTAGTCCGAAGATGCCTTGTGAGCTTGTCTCCCCCCCATGTCCCGGAAGGAGAACACGAACCCTGTCGCGTCGTCTGGGGACCTGCCAAGTAACATAATCAGCAGCTACCATTGTATATTTCGATCCACGCTAGTAATTAGAATACTAATCTTGTGATTTGGCCGCATTCACCGAATGCGTCGATCGTGCTAATTCGCCCGCGTCGACCGCAGGACGGTGACAGGGTGGCCGGCGTGGTTGGCTCGGGTCCGGACCGGTCCGGCTCGGGACACCGCACGTGTCGGGTACGACGGCGAGGGCCGCGTCGACACCCCGGCGGTACACCCATGTGACCGATGCCTCGTGGGCCCCCGGCCCATTAAGGCGATCATGTGACTCGGTCTCGCCTCCGTGAAGGGTTTCCTTCTCCATCCCCCTCCCTAAGAAACCTCCACACTGCAGCTGTTAGGTAACTACATATCGAGTGGTTTCTCATGTGACCAGTTCTACTTTTAGGCACCCACATGGGAGGCACACAATGACCCTTTGTTCCACAGGAACAGGAAAGAGACGCAGTTGAGAGGGAAGGGCAAGCATGGGGCcaagagattgagagagagagagagagttagtgCGAGAGAAGGAAACAGCAGTGCTACTATATGTGGAGATGGGAGGGGAGGGCAACAGCGGCTGGCCACCATATATATCCAACAAGCCCACATGCGCTTTAACTCGCCTTTGTCATATGAACTAACTGACCCAACATTTACAGACATGGCGTACGAACTCGTGATGCCATGCGTGTCGTCGGCACATGGTCTCCACCTCGTCTCATGTCGAAACCCTTGTCACGCTTTCTGCgtgtgccatatatatatatatatatatatatatatatagtatgaagTGATATGAAAAGGCAAGAGAGGCCCCACCGGAAGTCCGTGTTGCAGGGCTAAGGCACGTCCTTTATGGACGTGATTGCATGGGTGCATGGGATGCGCCCTACGGTTGGCACCCAACGTGGTGGTGTCTTCGAGGGGTAAGCCACCCGCTCCAAACGCCGCAGAGAAGCGAAGCGGAAGAGCCGGGGGAAACGCTGTGGCGTGCGGCTGAGCTAAGCCTGAACGAAAAAGGTGGGAGGGAGCGCTCCGACTGCCACGGGCGGTTAGGTTAGGTAAACGTGATGAGGGGCCGCCGAACATCAGTGGGCCACGTGTCCTTACACGCATCTTAAAGCCCGGATCCCAATCTTCATCTAGACCTGCCCCTGAGTTGGTTCGACCAGATCAGATTGGAAGTTTTCTTTTTGCCCCTTTAGATGGTGAAGCACAATTCATGTGAACTCACCAACTCCACCCATTTCAATTTCTTTTTTCTGTACACGTCAAGAAATGTTGACTAATTTGCATGTTGGTTGGAGTTCACACCGACCCCACGGATTCTGTCTCTCTATTTAAACCAACATTACAAACCAGAAGCCTTCAGTCAACCTCACTCTTTCTTAACAATTCAATCCGATTATTAATATACATAATACATATTAAATAGTAGATGTTATCTCTctgtctctttatatatatatatatatatatatatatatatatatatatatatatatatatatatatatatatatatatatatatatatatatatatatatatatatatatatatatgggttagATAAGCCTTTATTTTGGAAGTTAGCCTTTTGTTTTTTCCCTCAATCTTTCTCATCAATTATTTGATCCTTCATATTTTCAACATTTTTGGAAGGGCTACTAATATTAATTTATGTTTTACTGTTATTTTCTCCATGGTCAACTAACAAAGATGAACTAAAAtggcatataataataataataataacaataataataaccaaATTCAATCAAGTATGTTCTTTCCAATAGGCACTCACCAAACAAAATAAGAAATATGTTTTCTGTCACATATACTCATATTCCAACTTTTGAAGGTATTTTGGTAGCTGGTGGGCAACTTATCACCCAAAAACAAGCATGGCAAGCTTGTCTCAAAGCCTGTTGTGTATCACTCTCTGCGTTGCAGCAGTCCACACTGCAACCTGAATTGTAGAGAAACTCCACGACTGCAAATACCCCAACTGCTTCAGGTAGGAACATACATAACTTTCGTCCTCATTTTATATCAAGCTTTAGTTAACATCATTCACTACATAATGCTAACTTGGTTGAAGTGGATCAAGAGTTCTCCATCCTTCCATCATCACAAGCATCTATACCACATATACTTTTGCAGACATCCCATGGTTAATATGGAGTACTTAAAAAAGTTCAGCAAAAGGTCTGGTGGCAGTAGTCAGGTGAATTTGCTTCACTTCCCCTGTGTCGAAGGCTCAGGTAAATGCCATGATTTTCTTGTAAGATAAGCAAGATAAATTAGCTTCTCCATCTCAGtcatctctctcttcctcttaAATGTATGTGTTTGTCGTCTCCCTCTTTGTTTGTAGCCATTTCTGGCGTTTTAAGCAGGTGTCTTTTCACACAATTAAGAGTGTATTGCCATGTTGTTTCTTCACAGGGACAGCCACAGTTCATTACAGTGACTGGTTGCCAACCATGAACACAGTCTTCTTACCTGTCTGGCCCTGGAGCTGATGTTGATTTATGAGAACTTTCTACTAATCATGAAGGAATTGTTATTAATATAACCTCAATTGCATGTAACAATAACCAGTGACATGAACTGGTTTGATGTGCTAATACATTACAATACTCTGATCTTTGATTGGATTAGACCCTTGTTTGGACCTACTAATCAGCATGAAATGTAATGTTGTCTAATGATTGAGCTTTCTTCAGTACATTAAGAACATCTTTCAGCCACATCTACTGAACTAGAGATTGATATGATGATGCTCGTAATTATTGTATCAATGAGTGGTTCATTAATGATTGATGCCCATTTGTTGCAGCAGATGTGAACTCTGTGATTTGTATAGGCACAGGATTTGTGACATTAATTCTCTGTTAACAAACTATTTACACCACACGGATTGCTTGCATCAAAGATGCAGAGATTAGTTTTCTTTAATCTCTTTGCAAATAACAGTGGGACATGAATGAAGTGATGATTTTTCTTTTACGAGCTCATACAAGTTTTTATAATCATTACTCACCAATtatgttcttgatttctttgaaatcCATCACAGAACATGGGTCTGATGATGGCTGTTTAGTTCGTCCAAGTTGGATTTTAGTCAATCCATGGGAAAATTTCCCTAGTTTTGAAGTTTTATTGTGAACAGTGAACCAATATGCACATCTTACATAAAGGAGTTGGTGATTACAATTTCATCTTTTATTGATAGTCTTAAGGTATTTTTCCTATTCTTGTGACGCATTCAAAGTAAATAAAAATGATACTATAATTTGAATATTTTACTaattattcattaaaaaaatcataaggtATATTCGTTATTaacataaatatttaatataatgtAATGGGCCTAATAAGAATGAGTTTATCCACAACATCTTAACCTATAAACCAGTCATAAATGGCTTATAGTTGATTGGTTTAAAGTTCTTTTAAGAATTCGGCttcatattatcatatttttctaAGATAAATATGCATAACAAATTTTTCTACAAGAAAAATGAGATTTAATTTCAAAACTCTGCAAATTATTCCTGAGAACATTAATACgccttatatttattaataaaaaccATTTAACACATTACTtgctattaaaaaaaaagagtatatcattcaaaaaatagcataattattgatagaaaatattGACATTAaataaagttcaaaaaaaaaaaaaaaaaagtaaaagaaagtGCAGTCCGCTGCCATGCATTCCCTTAAAGCAAGCAATGCTCAGACTGCGTCCTATCTGAAACATAAAGTGGAAGTCTGTCAGCTATAGGAGCCAATACAACAGGAAGATCTCTACCGAAAGCTCCCAAACCCTACTAACTAATAAGGAGCAGCCTCACAAGAACGAAGCTGAAGGTGTGTCAGAATGTGTTTTAACCCCACCCCCGTCCAACCGCGACGGTGGAGTTCCCCCTCCTGCACGAGACACTGCTACGAGATCTCTCTTCATGGACCACCCCAAGATCCGGTGGTCCTCGTCCCTGCTGTGATCCCATAGGGAATGCTTCGTCCGATCTAGGAGAGACTGCCAGGCCTGGATTAGCAGCAGTCCATTGTCTCCAGTCTGATGTTTCTTGCTTTTATCATGTCGTGGACCATCCtgctgaggtctgcgagcctcggcAAGTTTATGAGATGGCGAGGAGGTCTGGATCAGCTTCAGTTTGGAgtactctcctcctcctcctcctcctcctcctcctctgcatgATTCCATTAGAACTGAGATTTCTTGCTTTATCATTTCGCTTCTGTACGTGGATCACAAGAATACTATAGCTCTGAAAGGCTGGCCGATCTTTCTGCGGCGGGTACGATCGAGTTGTTGTGGTTGGCTCGTCGAAGGATCTGCATCCAGAACTTGATGTTTGTTCTTGGCCTTTACCCAACCCATTTATTTCCTGTagaggaaggaaaaaaaagagtTCTCGAGACCATGCCATGATGCATACATGCTCGACTCACACATCGGTGCACTCAAGGATGAAGAACGACATCCTGATGCGTTCTTCAAGATGGGAATTGGAAGACGAAGCTTTGGAGTCTTCACGTGAAACTTGGATTGGGTTGTAACCTGGAATTAAAGACGC contains the following coding sequences:
- the LOC103986803 gene encoding transcription factor ILI5-like, whose translation is MSSRRSRVSEEEINELISKLQSLLPEARRRGGGRASAAKLLKETCNYIRSLNREVDDLSGRLSALMATMDNNSAEAEIIRSLLRS